A genome region from Bacillota bacterium includes the following:
- the rplU gene encoding 50S ribosomal protein L21, whose product MYAIVQTGGKQYRAEEGQVLVVEKLAAEPGEQVELPVVALVDDGRVVTGPAARVVARVLDHFKGRKIVVFKYRAKVNYRRKTGHRQQHTRLQVESIQPAS is encoded by the coding sequence GTGTACGCCATAGTGCAGACGGGGGGAAAGCAGTACCGGGCCGAAGAGGGTCAGGTACTGGTGGTGGAAAAGCTGGCTGCTGAACCGGGTGAGCAGGTCGAGCTGCCCGTGGTGGCGCTGGTCGATGACGGCAGGGTGGTCACCGGCCCGGCGGCGCGAGTGGTCGCCCGCGTGCTGGATCACTTCAAGGGCCGCAAGATCGTTGTGTTCAAGTACCGCGCCAAGGTCAATTACCGCCGCAAGACCGGCCACCGGCAGCAGCACACCCGGTTGCAGGTAGAAAGCATCCAGCCCGCATCGTGA
- a CDS encoding Rne/Rng family ribonuclease — MSKQIVVSSDADETRAAVLEDGKVVELYVERPLVHRAAGNIYLGRVENVLPGMQAAFVNIGLERNAFLYVDDADAVIDAEEGAGRRRVRRPRRRPGITELLHEGQSIVVQVVKEPLGTKGARVTTHITLPGRCLVLMPNLDYVGVSRRIDDAAERERLRRIARTIKPAGAGIIVRTVADGQEEKDLVRDRDFLVRIWDRIRERARTAEPPALLHRDLGLVFRLVRDQFTEDVDRLVVDDREQYERTLDLLDAYSPELKPRVHFHRRNAGSAFEAYDLDREIEMALRRKVWLPSGGYLIIDQTEAFCIIDVNTGKYVGETSSLEDTVLRTNLEAAVEIARQLRLRDIGGIIVIDFIDMEKASHRQKVLAALEEALRRDRTRTTVLGFTQLGLVEMTRKKVRPGLEAQLQRPCPYCEGTGRVLSEETVAARIRREIRRILRTTQAEAILVEANPRVASLLIGPGGSNLRELERATGKSVFVRGSAELHLEAMNLKAVGTRQEVEAKACPVHEGEILAVQIEEPHVTNPWDGIARIEGYVIDVEGAGTRVGERVRVEITKAFRTFARARMLDAPVAEADVHRVPEPAP; from the coding sequence TTGTCCAAACAAATAGTGGTTTCCTCCGACGCGGACGAGACCAGAGCGGCTGTCCTGGAGGATGGCAAGGTCGTGGAGCTATACGTGGAACGGCCCCTGGTCCACCGGGCGGCAGGCAACATCTACCTGGGCCGGGTGGAGAACGTTCTTCCCGGTATGCAGGCCGCCTTCGTCAACATCGGCCTGGAGCGAAACGCCTTCCTGTATGTAGACGACGCCGACGCCGTCATCGACGCCGAAGAGGGAGCTGGACGCCGCCGGGTCCGGCGTCCCCGCCGCCGTCCCGGCATCACGGAGCTGCTGCACGAGGGCCAGTCCATCGTGGTGCAGGTGGTCAAGGAGCCCCTCGGTACAAAGGGGGCGCGGGTGACCACCCACATCACCCTCCCGGGACGGTGCCTGGTGCTCATGCCTAACCTTGACTACGTGGGCGTCTCGCGCCGCATCGACGATGCCGCCGAACGGGAGCGCCTGCGCCGCATCGCCCGCACCATCAAGCCCGCCGGGGCCGGCATCATCGTGCGTACGGTGGCGGACGGCCAGGAAGAGAAAGACCTGGTGAGGGATCGCGACTTCCTGGTGCGGATCTGGGACCGCATCCGGGAACGGGCCCGGACGGCCGAGCCTCCCGCCCTGTTGCACCGCGACCTGGGGCTGGTGTTCCGGCTGGTACGGGACCAGTTCACCGAAGACGTGGATCGGCTCGTCGTGGACGACCGGGAACAGTACGAGCGCACCCTTGATTTGCTGGATGCCTATTCGCCCGAACTGAAACCCCGCGTGCACTTCCACCGGCGTAACGCCGGGTCCGCCTTCGAGGCGTACGACCTGGACCGGGAAATAGAGATGGCCCTGCGGCGCAAGGTCTGGCTGCCTTCCGGGGGATACCTGATCATCGATCAGACGGAAGCCTTTTGCATCATCGACGTGAACACGGGCAAGTACGTGGGGGAAACCAGTTCCCTGGAAGATACGGTCTTGCGCACGAATCTGGAGGCGGCGGTAGAGATAGCCAGGCAGCTCAGGCTGCGGGACATCGGCGGGATCATCGTCATCGACTTCATCGATATGGAAAAGGCCTCTCACCGCCAGAAGGTCCTGGCCGCGCTGGAGGAAGCCCTGCGCAGGGACCGCACCCGCACCACGGTGCTGGGGTTCACCCAGCTGGGCCTGGTGGAGATGACCCGCAAGAAGGTGCGGCCCGGGCTGGAAGCTCAACTGCAACGACCCTGCCCGTACTGTGAGGGGACCGGGCGCGTCCTGAGCGAGGAGACCGTGGCCGCCCGCATCCGGCGCGAGATCAGACGCATCCTGCGTACCACCCAGGCTGAGGCCATCCTGGTGGAGGCCAACCCCCGGGTGGCGTCCCTCCTGATCGGCCCCGGGGGTTCCAACCTGCGCGAGCTCGAGCGTGCCACGGGCAAGTCGGTTTTCGTGCGGGGTTCGGCAGAGCTTCACCTGGAGGCTATGAACCTCAAGGCGGTGGGCACGCGGCAGGAGGTGGAGGCCAAGGCCTGTCCCGTGCATGAGGGAGAAATCCTCGCGGTCCAGATCGAGGAGCCCCATGTCACCAACCCGTGGGACGGCATTGCCCGCATCGAGGGCTACGTCATCGACGTGGAGGGGGCAGGCACCCGGGTGGGGGAGCGGGTGCGGGTGGAGATCACCAAAGCTTTCCGCACCTTTGCTCGCGCCCGCATGCTGGATGCTCCCGTGGCAGAGGCCGACGTGCACAGGGTCCCTGAGCCCGCACCCTGA
- the hisG gene encoding ATP phosphoribosyltransferase, which yields METLTDDGALTVALLKGRVFPEARDLLERAGLEGVGLLCDSRRLVWTTEGGWRYLLVRPHDVVTCVREGVADVGLVGKDVLLEDSAGVYEVLDLGIGACRLSVAGPSPGACGWPEMLTALGNELRVATRYPRATREYFARRGYSPYVIQLSGAVELAPQVGLADVIVDLVATGRTLQDNHLVEYEVIGEITARLVVNIVSFRWKAAAVQALCDRLARVCSGRKEVHHVLPAP from the coding sequence ATGGAGACGTTGACAGACGATGGGGCACTCACCGTCGCCCTGTTGAAGGGACGCGTGTTTCCCGAGGCCCGGGATCTGCTGGAACGGGCCGGGCTCGAGGGAGTAGGCCTGCTCTGCGACAGCAGGCGCCTGGTGTGGACCACGGAGGGAGGATGGCGGTATCTCCTGGTCCGTCCCCACGACGTGGTGACCTGCGTGCGGGAGGGGGTCGCCGATGTGGGGCTGGTGGGGAAGGACGTACTCCTGGAGGACAGCGCCGGGGTGTACGAGGTCCTGGACCTCGGCATCGGGGCCTGCCGTCTCAGTGTGGCCGGGCCGTCCCCCGGCGCATGCGGGTGGCCGGAGATGCTGACCGCGCTGGGAAACGAGCTGCGGGTTGCCACCCGTTACCCGCGGGCCACGCGCGAGTATTTCGCCCGGCGGGGCTATTCCCCATACGTGATCCAGCTCAGCGGTGCGGTGGAACTGGCTCCCCAGGTGGGGCTGGCCGATGTGATCGTTGACCTGGTGGCCACGGGTCGCACTCTGCAGGATAACCACCTGGTGGAGTACGAAGTGATCGGGGAGATCACCGCCCGCCTGGTGGTCAACATCGTGAGCTTCCGGTGGAAGGCAGCAGCCGTACAGGCCCTGTGCGACCGGCTGGCGCGGGTTTGCTCCGGACGAAAGGAAGTGCACCATGTCCTCCCTGCGCCCTGA
- the hisIE gene encoding bifunctional phosphoribosyl-AMP cyclohydrolase/phosphoribosyl-ATP diphosphatase HisIE, with protein sequence MDTLEPVAMSGLQFGTDGLVPVIAQDASTGEVLMLASANREALARTLSEGRAWYFSRSRGKLWCKGETSGNTQQVVEVRCDCDGDAVLYRVRPRGPACHTGRRSCFHRSLFPAGRGGRADHERPDCAMGEPPPEAAGGTAGRAGPEILTELTELLYRRYRERPAGSYTAALFSAGSERIAQKVGEEAVEVVVAAARGARGQVVAEAADLVFHLLVLLIDAGIDPVEVCGELSRRRS encoded by the coding sequence ATGGATACCCTGGAGCCCGTTGCAATGTCCGGGTTGCAGTTCGGTACCGACGGGCTGGTACCGGTGATAGCCCAGGATGCGTCTACCGGTGAAGTACTCATGCTCGCCTCCGCAAACCGGGAGGCCCTCGCCCGTACGTTGTCGGAGGGGAGGGCCTGGTACTTCAGCCGTTCACGGGGGAAGCTGTGGTGCAAGGGGGAGACCTCGGGGAACACCCAGCAGGTGGTGGAGGTCCGTTGCGACTGCGACGGTGATGCCGTCCTCTACCGGGTGCGGCCCCGCGGGCCCGCCTGTCATACGGGCCGGCGCTCCTGCTTTCACCGCTCCCTCTTCCCTGCCGGTCGCGGCGGGCGAGCAGACCATGAGCGGCCTGACTGCGCCATGGGCGAACCCCCACCGGAGGCGGCCGGAGGGACCGCCGGCCGGGCGGGCCCGGAAATCCTGACTGAGCTGACTGAACTCCTGTACCGGCGCTACCGCGAGCGTCCGGCCGGATCGTATACCGCTGCCCTGTTTTCGGCGGGCAGCGAGCGCATTGCCCAGAAGGTGGGAGAGGAAGCGGTGGAGGTGGTGGTGGCGGCGGCTCGGGGCGCCCGCGGACAAGTGGTGGCGGAGGCCGCCGACCTGGTCTTCCACCTGCTCGTGCTCCTGATCGATGCCGGCATCGACCCGGTCGAGGTCTGCGGCGAACTCAGCCGGCGCCGCTCCTGA
- a CDS encoding histidinol-phosphate transaminase, which yields MRAQREGALSPPGDLWLDANENPYSWPERVLALAWESFLSRGPERYPRDRVRLCRALGAYAGVPEEWVLPGNGSDELIIALLSSLGRRVRRVLLPWPSFAFYRQVGEALGAPVSLLPLGPDFSLPRHELLRTLGREGETLVVLCRPNNPTGNLFPRDLIPAALDAGAWVAVDEAYHEFCGETVTDLVGCYPRLVVLRTMSKAFALAGLRVGYALAHPDTLALLRAVMQPYSVDAFSQAAALVALEHASLSARWVRAICAARERLRLDLGGTAGVRPWPSRANFLLVEVLPEAGHLAGEVVVALAAGGVRVRYWAAEPRLRDFFRVSVGLPGENCAFVAELRRVLAREQAGSGEENPSAAREEQPLTGGGGQCWRAGRENREPVA from the coding sequence GTGCGCGCTCAGCGTGAGGGGGCCCTGTCGCCGCCCGGAGACCTGTGGCTGGACGCCAACGAGAACCCCTATTCCTGGCCGGAACGCGTGCTGGCGCTGGCCTGGGAGTCCTTCCTGTCCCGGGGCCCAGAGCGATATCCCCGCGACAGGGTGCGGCTGTGTCGGGCCCTGGGTGCGTACGCTGGGGTTCCCGAGGAGTGGGTCCTGCCGGGCAACGGCTCGGATGAGCTGATCATCGCCCTGCTCTCGTCGCTGGGACGGCGGGTGCGGCGGGTGCTGTTGCCCTGGCCTTCCTTCGCCTTCTACCGCCAGGTGGGCGAGGCGCTGGGTGCCCCGGTCTCACTGCTGCCCCTGGGCCCTGATTTCTCCCTGCCCCGCCACGAGTTGCTGAGAACTCTGGGGCGGGAGGGCGAGACCCTGGTGGTGCTGTGCCGTCCTAACAACCCCACCGGGAACCTTTTCCCGCGCGACCTGATTCCGGCGGCCCTGGATGCGGGCGCCTGGGTGGCCGTGGACGAAGCTTACCACGAGTTCTGCGGGGAAACGGTGACTGATCTGGTCGGTTGCTACCCCCGGCTGGTGGTGCTGCGCACCATGTCCAAGGCCTTCGCGCTGGCGGGGCTGCGGGTGGGATATGCCCTGGCCCACCCCGACACCCTCGCCCTTCTCCGGGCGGTGATGCAGCCTTACAGCGTAGATGCTTTTTCCCAGGCGGCGGCACTGGTCGCGCTCGAGCATGCCTCCCTGAGCGCGAGGTGGGTGCGGGCCATCTGTGCGGCTCGGGAGCGACTGCGCCTGGACCTGGGGGGGACGGCTGGGGTGCGGCCCTGGCCGAGCCGGGCCAACTTCCTGCTGGTAGAAGTGCTTCCCGAGGCCGGGCACCTGGCAGGCGAGGTGGTGGTGGCGCTGGCCGCTGGCGGCGTGCGGGTGCGTTACTGGGCGGCTGAGCCCCGGTTGCGCGATTTCTTCCGGGTGAGCGTGGGGCTGCCCGGGGAGAATTGCGCTTTCGTGGCCGAGTTGCGGCGGGTCCTCGCCCGCGAGCAGGCGGGGTCTGGGGAAGAGAATCCGTCAGCCGCCCGGGAAGAGCAACCGCTGACAGGCGGCGGAGGGCAGTGTTGGCGTGCGGGGAGGGAGAATCGTGAACCCGTCGCCTGA
- a CDS encoding TIGR03936 family radical SAM-associated protein yields MTRQVLRLRLEKSGDARFISHLDFMRTLAHAFVRAGIPVSLTQGFHPHPRFSLALALPLGASSEAEYADVELEHSVDAMDAARQLNRALPPGIRVKQVQEIPVGTPPLQSQVTAARWLLELELVEPQVDSGPPGEGRAPLAGPPGVPTVEEALSRLLLQTHLPLVRERGGKVRTLDARPLILAARLRGGCDERAREQAAQVEAVLAAGATSLRAAEFARLLAETGGWELGHLRVHLLQLYARRDGALVDPARLGEEAWRDYHRNRKLNFEE; encoded by the coding sequence GTGACCAGGCAGGTGCTGCGCCTGCGGCTGGAGAAGTCCGGGGATGCCCGCTTCATATCCCACCTGGATTTCATGCGTACCCTGGCCCATGCCTTCGTGCGGGCCGGGATCCCGGTGTCCCTCACCCAGGGCTTCCACCCGCATCCCCGTTTCTCTCTGGCCCTGGCCCTGCCCCTGGGAGCGTCCAGCGAGGCCGAGTACGCCGACGTGGAGCTGGAGCACAGCGTGGACGCCATGGACGCGGCCCGGCAACTCAACCGGGCTCTCCCGCCCGGAATCAGGGTGAAACAGGTTCAGGAGATCCCCGTGGGCACGCCCCCCCTGCAGTCGCAGGTGACAGCCGCCAGATGGCTGTTAGAACTGGAGCTGGTGGAGCCACAGGTCGACTCCGGCCCGCCCGGGGAAGGGCGGGCTCCCCTGGCGGGCCCCCCGGGAGTACCAACGGTAGAAGAGGCCCTTTCCCGCCTGCTCCTGCAGACCCATCTCCCCCTGGTCCGGGAAAGAGGGGGCAAAGTCCGTACGCTGGACGCACGCCCTCTCATCCTGGCGGCCCGGCTCCGGGGTGGCTGTGACGAGAGGGCGCGCGAGCAGGCGGCGCAGGTTGAGGCGGTCCTGGCAGCAGGTGCCACCTCCCTGCGGGCAGCCGAGTTCGCCCGCCTGCTGGCGGAGACCGGAGGATGGGAATTGGGGCACCTCCGGGTGCACCTCCTGCAGCTTTACGCGCGCCGGGACGGCGCCCTCGTTGATCCGGCTCGTTTGGGTGAGGAGGCCTGGAGAGATTACCACCGGAACCGTAAGCTGAATTTTGAGGAGTGA
- a CDS encoding ATP phosphoribosyltransferase regulatory subunit, with amino-acid sequence MAGGNGAAGILLGEGGLDAWLDRVACLRAAESALREVFLERGYREVSVPAVEEVEAGLLPPGPGSAPAPGGDTAYRFLDHEGRVWALRTDVTPGLAGLLWQRDPDGPRPRRVFYVAEVYRRLPGQRGPVALVQAGAEAVGVRGAHEDAAVLSLATAALCALGLEEFQLAVGHVGFLRDFLDRAGLCEEGRDRILAALQARDYVRLRSLAASRLPAREADALARVLTWRGTPDDLLGEVLPSLGDLAGAGARGEDLRLLLEACPREGNVLVDLGLVRDRAYYTGMVFEISLPGLAQPVGGGGRYDGTLSPEPAAGFAFDLGAMMAAGPLAGALRDRVRVSAIH; translated from the coding sequence GTGGCGGGTGGAAACGGAGCGGCAGGCATTCTCCTCGGAGAGGGCGGGCTGGACGCCTGGCTGGACAGGGTGGCGTGCCTGCGTGCTGCCGAAAGTGCTCTGCGGGAAGTGTTCCTGGAGCGGGGTTACCGCGAGGTCAGTGTCCCTGCGGTGGAGGAAGTGGAAGCTGGCCTCCTGCCCCCCGGGCCGGGATCTGCTCCTGCGCCCGGCGGGGACACCGCCTACCGTTTCCTTGATCATGAGGGCAGAGTGTGGGCCTTGCGGACCGACGTGACGCCGGGCCTGGCCGGGCTGCTGTGGCAGCGCGACCCCGACGGGCCACGCCCGCGGCGGGTCTTCTATGTGGCAGAGGTGTACAGGCGCCTGCCCGGACAGCGCGGCCCGGTGGCCCTGGTACAGGCGGGTGCCGAGGCGGTGGGAGTGCGGGGAGCGCATGAAGATGCCGCCGTCCTGTCCCTGGCAACGGCCGCCCTGTGTGCCCTCGGTCTGGAGGAGTTCCAGCTGGCAGTGGGGCACGTGGGGTTCCTGAGGGACTTCCTGGACAGGGCCGGCCTGTGCGAAGAGGGACGCGACCGGATCCTGGCAGCCCTGCAGGCCCGGGACTACGTGAGGCTGCGTAGCCTGGCGGCGTCCCGGTTGCCCGCCCGCGAGGCCGATGCCCTGGCGCGGGTCCTGACCTGGAGGGGCACTCCCGACGACCTGCTGGGGGAGGTGCTGCCTTCTCTGGGAGACCTGGCAGGCGCCGGTGCGCGCGGGGAGGACTTGCGCCTACTGCTGGAGGCCTGCCCCCGGGAAGGAAACGTGCTGGTGGACCTGGGCCTGGTGCGGGACAGGGCCTATTACACGGGCATGGTATTCGAGATCTCCCTCCCCGGCCTGGCCCAGCCCGTTGGGGGAGGGGGCCGATACGACGGGACGTTGAGCCCGGAGCCCGCAGCCGGGTTTGCCTTTGACCTGGGAGCCATGATGGCGGCGGGGCCCCTGGCCGGTGCCCTGCGGGATCGAGTGCGGGTTTCCGCCATTCACTGA
- the hisF gene encoding imidazole glycerol phosphate synthase subunit HisF has translation MLARRIIPCLDVDGGRVVKGIRFGDLRDAGDPVRLAERYAGEGADELVFLDISASFEGRRTVLDVVENTASRVFIPLTVGGGIRTLEDMRAALCRGADRVAVNSAAVRDPSLLARAADHLGSQCIVLAVDARRTGPGRWEVFTHGGRRPTGLDAVAWARRGVELGAGEILLTSMDRDGTCSGFDLELTRAVAEAVPVPVIASGGAGSAEHFRQALTGGRASAALAASLFHYRVLTVPAVKEYLARRGVPVRPAGAA, from the coding sequence GTGCTGGCGCGGCGGATAATCCCCTGCCTGGACGTGGACGGGGGACGAGTAGTCAAGGGAATCCGGTTCGGAGACCTGCGCGATGCCGGAGACCCCGTGCGGCTGGCGGAGAGGTATGCCGGGGAGGGCGCGGACGAGCTGGTGTTCCTGGACATCTCGGCATCCTTTGAGGGCCGGCGCACCGTGCTCGATGTGGTGGAGAACACGGCCAGCCGGGTGTTCATCCCCCTCACCGTGGGTGGCGGCATCCGCACCCTGGAGGACATGCGGGCTGCGCTCTGCCGCGGCGCGGACCGGGTGGCGGTGAACAGTGCTGCCGTGCGAGATCCGAGCCTGCTGGCCCGGGCTGCCGATCACCTGGGCAGCCAGTGCATAGTGCTGGCCGTCGACGCCCGCCGCACCGGGCCGGGGAGATGGGAGGTGTTCACCCACGGCGGACGCCGGCCCACCGGGCTGGACGCGGTGGCGTGGGCGCGTCGAGGGGTGGAGCTGGGGGCGGGAGAGATCCTCCTCACCAGCATGGACCGGGACGGCACCTGCTCCGGGTTCGACCTGGAGCTGACCCGGGCGGTGGCGGAGGCGGTCCCCGTGCCGGTCATCGCCTCGGGGGGAGCGGGCAGCGCCGAGCACTTCCGGCAGGCGCTCACCGGGGGCCGCGCCTCCGCAGCCCTGGCCGCTTCTCTGTTCCACTACCGTGTCCTCACCGTGCCCGCCGTGAAGGAATACCTGGCTCGTCGCGGCGTCCCCGTGCGGCCGGCGGGTGCGGCATGA
- the hisH gene encoding imidazole glycerol phosphate synthase subunit HisH, whose amino-acid sequence MNPSPDGPAGTVGILDLGLGNLASVARALQAVGLSVRVSADPAELDDLAGLIVPGVGAFAAALARLQAGGGAVLVREFLARGRPVLGICLGMQVMCAWGEEGGGAPGLGLVAARVRRLPPGRPVPHVGWNQVHWSDPLQLFCDLQPGTWFYFSHAYYVDAPPSLQNGDSARTAMAEYGVPVLAALEIPPLYGVQFHPEKSGAAGLRVLAAFGGRCVC is encoded by the coding sequence GTGAACCCGTCGCCTGACGGGCCGGCAGGCACTGTTGGCATCCTCGACCTGGGGCTGGGCAACCTGGCCAGCGTGGCCCGGGCCCTGCAGGCGGTGGGGCTGTCGGTACGGGTGAGTGCTGACCCGGCCGAGCTGGACGACCTGGCCGGGCTGATCGTCCCCGGAGTGGGAGCGTTTGCAGCGGCATTGGCCCGTCTGCAGGCGGGCGGGGGCGCCGTGCTGGTACGGGAGTTTCTGGCCCGGGGCCGCCCGGTTCTGGGCATCTGCCTGGGCATGCAGGTCATGTGCGCCTGGGGGGAGGAGGGGGGCGGTGCCCCGGGCCTGGGCCTGGTGGCTGCCCGCGTGCGGCGCCTGCCTCCCGGCCGTCCCGTGCCCCATGTGGGGTGGAATCAGGTGCACTGGAGCGACCCGCTTCAGCTCTTCTGCGACCTCCAGCCGGGGACGTGGTTCTACTTCTCGCACGCCTACTACGTGGATGCCCCTCCGTCTCTGCAGAACGGGGACTCAGCCCGGACGGCGATGGCCGAATACGGAGTGCCCGTGCTCGCCGCCCTGGAGATCCCTCCCCTTTACGGCGTGCAGTTTCACCCCGAGAAGTCCGGGGCGGCGGGGCTGAGAGTACTGGCCGCCTTCGGAGGACGGTGCGTATGCTGA
- a CDS encoding HisA/HisF-related TIM barrel protein: MLTGCACGATDMMIVPALDLQDGKVVRLYRGSLGRSTVYGSDAVAEARRWVAAGARRLHLVDLDGAARGRPVQLDLVAEVVRSVGVPVQVGGGLRNEEDVALALRAGARWAILGSAAVGDAGLVYRCIARWPGRIMVSLDLRGGRVATDAWRKTVALDVVALARTWGALGLRDLIVTDTERDGTLAGVDPALWEPFLGGPWRLWVAGGVAGEEDLRRLAPLGPRGMAGVIVGRALYTGRIHLSPPWTGVGSVPPAGEPRV; this comes from the coding sequence ATGCTGACCGGATGCGCATGCGGCGCGACGGACATGATGATCGTACCCGCCCTGGACCTGCAGGACGGGAAGGTGGTGCGCCTGTACCGGGGGTCCCTCGGCCGGTCGACCGTTTACGGGTCGGACGCCGTGGCGGAGGCGCGGCGGTGGGTGGCGGCAGGAGCCCGGCGCCTGCACCTGGTGGATCTGGACGGGGCCGCCCGCGGGCGTCCGGTCCAGCTCGACCTGGTGGCCGAGGTGGTGCGGTCGGTGGGCGTCCCCGTGCAGGTGGGGGGTGGTCTCCGGAACGAAGAGGATGTGGCCCTGGCGCTCCGGGCAGGGGCGCGCTGGGCCATCCTGGGATCGGCCGCGGTGGGGGATGCGGGGCTGGTGTACAGGTGCATTGCCCGCTGGCCGGGCCGGATCATGGTCAGCCTGGATCTCCGTGGGGGCCGGGTGGCGACGGATGCCTGGCGGAAGACGGTGGCCCTGGATGTCGTGGCCCTGGCCCGGACCTGGGGCGCGCTCGGCCTGCGGGACCTGATCGTTACCGACACGGAGCGCGACGGCACTCTGGCCGGAGTCGACCCGGCCCTGTGGGAGCCCTTCCTGGGTGGCCCCTGGCGGCTGTGGGTGGCGGGGGGAGTGGCCGGAGAGGAGGACCTGCGGCGCCTGGCCCCTCTCGGGCCGCGAGGAATGGCGGGGGTGATCGTGGGGCGAGCCCTGTACACGGGCCGCATCCATCTCAGCCCGCCCTGGACAGGGGTGGGGTCGGTCCCCCCTGCTGGCGAGCCCCGTGTTTGA
- a CDS encoding TIGR03960 family B12-binding radical SAM protein codes for MRARERERLLESVEKPARYLGTEWGAVHKDHDRVEILFALAFPDAYEVGMSHLGSKILYHLLNEREDTAGERVYAPWVDMEGRMREKGIPLFALESWRPVREFDFLGFSLQYELNYTNVLNMLDLAGIPLRPGERSDRGPLVIAGGPCAFNAEALAGFFDFMVLGEGEEVLGEILDLYRDWKRAGKPGGREEFLHRAVHIPGVYVPSFYDLRYLPDGRVGAVTAREGAPPRVKKRVLSSLDAVAYPVTPPVPYLDVIHDRIMVEVFRGCSRGCRFCHAGMIYRPVRERPAQAVVSLAGQMVRATGYDQISLASLASADYSAIAGVVRELSERFGPLGIGVSLPSLRMDSFSVDVARQAARVHRAGLTFAPEAGTQRLRDVINKNLTDGEIMAAVDAAVEAGWDSLKLYFMVGLPTEDEEDLEGIAGLVEAISRRRERGQRLRLSVSVSPFVPKAHTPFQWETQDSVQVLEEKFRSLRRRLRIPGVNLSWHDPHMSLIEAVFSRGDRRLGRVLQEAWQSGCRFDSWTEFWDFGRWQEAFRSEGLDPGFYAHRLRDRDEVFPWDHLDAGVDREFLWEERERARRGETTPDCRWDTCPGCGVCPELGVGVALEGETRA; via the coding sequence GTGAGGGCTCGCGAGCGAGAGCGGTTGCTGGAATCCGTTGAGAAGCCTGCCCGTTACCTGGGCACGGAGTGGGGCGCCGTCCACAAAGACCACGACCGGGTGGAAATCCTTTTCGCTCTGGCCTTTCCCGATGCTTACGAGGTGGGCATGTCCCACCTGGGCTCCAAAATCCTCTATCACCTGCTCAACGAGCGGGAAGACACCGCCGGCGAGCGGGTCTACGCCCCCTGGGTGGACATGGAAGGCCGCATGCGGGAGAAGGGTATCCCCCTGTTCGCCCTGGAGAGCTGGCGACCGGTGAGGGAGTTCGACTTCCTGGGGTTCTCCCTCCAGTACGAGCTCAACTACACCAACGTCCTCAACATGCTGGACCTGGCCGGCATACCCCTGCGGCCGGGGGAGCGGAGCGACCGTGGTCCCCTGGTGATCGCGGGGGGGCCGTGCGCCTTCAACGCCGAGGCACTGGCCGGCTTCTTCGACTTCATGGTGCTGGGGGAGGGCGAGGAGGTCCTGGGGGAGATCCTCGATCTCTACCGGGACTGGAAGAGGGCGGGGAAGCCGGGGGGCAGGGAGGAGTTCCTGCACCGGGCGGTACACATCCCTGGAGTGTACGTCCCCTCCTTTTATGACCTCCGGTACCTCCCCGACGGCCGGGTAGGTGCGGTCACGGCCCGCGAAGGGGCACCGCCCCGGGTGAAGAAGCGGGTGCTATCCTCGCTGGATGCGGTCGCCTATCCCGTGACGCCCCCGGTCCCGTACCTGGACGTCATCCACGACCGCATCATGGTGGAGGTGTTCCGGGGCTGCAGTCGGGGCTGTCGCTTCTGCCACGCGGGCATGATATACCGCCCCGTGCGCGAAAGGCCGGCCCAGGCCGTAGTGAGCCTGGCCGGACAGATGGTGCGTGCCACCGGTTACGACCAGATTTCCCTGGCTTCGCTGGCCTCGGCCGATTACTCCGCCATCGCTGGCGTGGTGCGGGAACTGAGCGAGCGCTTCGGTCCCCTGGGGATCGGGGTATCCCTGCCTTCCCTGCGCATGGACTCCTTCTCCGTGGACGTGGCCCGGCAGGCCGCCCGCGTGCACCGGGCGGGTCTGACCTTCGCCCCGGAAGCGGGCACCCAACGCCTGCGGGACGTCATCAACAAGAACCTGACGGACGGGGAAATCATGGCGGCCGTCGATGCAGCGGTGGAAGCGGGCTGGGATAGTCTGAAGCTCTATTTTATGGTAGGATTGCCCACGGAGGACGAAGAGGACCTGGAAGGGATTGCCGGCCTGGTGGAGGCCATTTCCCGCCGGCGCGAAAGGGGGCAGCGGTTGCGACTCAGCGTCAGCGTTTCACCTTTTGTCCCCAAGGCGCATACTCCTTTTCAGTGGGAGACCCAGGACAGCGTACAGGTGTTGGAAGAGAAATTCCGCAGCCTGCGTCGCCGCCTGCGTATCCCGGGGGTCAATCTGTCCTGGCACGATCCCCACATGAGTCTGATAGAAGCCGTGTTCTCGCGGGGGGACAGGCGCCTGGGCCGGGTGCTGCAAGAGGCGTGGCAGTCGGGTTGCCGGTTTGACTCGTGGACGGAGTTCTGGGACTTCGGGCGCTGGCAGGAGGCCTTCCGGTCGGAAGGACTGGATCCCGGGTTCTACGCGCATCGGCTGCGGGATCGGGATGAGGTTTTCCCTTGGGATCACCTGGATGCGGGCGTGGACAGGGAGTTCCTCTGGGAAGAAAGGGAAAGGGCCCGCCGGGGGGAGACTACTCCCGACTGCCGGTGGGATACCTGTCCCGGTTGTGGAGTGTGCCCGGAGCTCGGGGTCGGGGTTGCTCTGGAGGGGGAGACACGGGCGTGA